A window of the Clupea harengus chromosome 8, Ch_v2.0.2, whole genome shotgun sequence genome harbors these coding sequences:
- the LOC105904441 gene encoding nuclear receptor-interacting protein 1-like, whose translation MTHGEDAGPETHQDSAVLTYLEGLLMHPVATGPGATATRRSEADRSDENQQRNHAVVQGPPLPNHGPAAREKVSPPGGASQHLKKARLLRSGDWGETEDGRRKTPPAASLNGQGGEQQQQQQRAGQDGSPLGESTLLASLLTTFSSRLQGVAMSQQLSQNPKQPEAQNGGKSSPDERHNAFQGYGTASSRLKGLVRKSKIQNHDASRKGSQDQVSESPRSNASAAAQASPSDSSVSCAERLKAVANLVKTRSSPAPSPRPSMACSQLALLLSSEAHLQQYSREQALKAQIAGQSASERLVAMASQKSQDSRPPSVGETLMVPDMLNSLNGQNRTPPLASANSSPSLNSTHSGGAITPRTSPQPQKERRHFDRHVSRPPQNCSSLLLLLLNNHNSQKSQPTKSGHLEREECVLPSRAASLLMDNQVSNQYHSPPSRAASLLMDNQVSNQYHSPPSREPSLLLDNQVSNQYHTPSSQEPSLLLDNQVSNRYHSPQSWEPSLLLDNQVSNRYHSPPSREPSLLLDNQVSNRYHSPPSRAPSLLLENQVSNRYHSPTKSNSDAESYFSSCSPIDLSMRTRVSSHYSAPPSSSSSSSCSLEKLTETLLNKWKPDTSGPKVSEAGELEISPDAKSHHKVTLMQLLLDRRNNETVNKIRDNPDLLRDATLSSMPTDPHKMTCSVSNEESHRQSPVDCRVSRTMTTFSLNGDISGSPSPYSVSSPHVQSGPLDLCKSKPYSSEKAAEPGFSASKLLQNLAQCSPTNISPSPPPLPNWRPSKRPSPGLPPDKLSAPLERSNPPTQSFSPVLDPPYSSFKSHRRELPLSPATSQIESLLERRTMLQLLLGSTSHTEKSGGAIRSTEVPSAHFEMPSSAPDIRDSSNRPLLDIKIKTEPAEESHLLGPPENDNGVHHWNHGHYERQGPLFEQQGDVKSEPCPADIVSKYGLLSQLLKQQTSTYNPGTPTDNDSKAVKEEQQDCQGPSPKRRRLCVELAEQLTSELCSRPESYEGLNGNLLLSPKEDESPARSPVSKVLPRDHQGFNVLKQLLLSDNCLKGLSQGRGVSSPCLPHTKVNGNLLHQPHYNHKLSQLPWQPVSPSPGSAGAAPWQLSGNGFQEESRQNETAPTTSPGSVKRELESPRQEEGGNGWEEQRASSPDSPRLTRANPILYYMLQRGKGELGREATDQSHTGHCEIKVKEEPAADEQEDDHGGKYGHRLSFSQ comes from the coding sequence ATGACTCATGGGGAAGACGCTGGCCCTGAGACACACCAGGATTCAGCTGTTCTGACCTATCTGGAAGGTTTACTAATGCATCCTGTGGCGACTGGGCCCGGCGCCACGGCAACGAGGAGATCAGAGGCCGACCGCAGCGATGAGAATCAACAACGGAACCACGCCGTGGTTCAAGGGCCGCCGCTGCCCAATCATGGCCCTGCCGCACGGGAGAAGGTCAGTCCCCCAGGCGGAGCCAGCCAGCACCTAAAGAAGGCCAGGCTCCTGCGGTCAGGGGATTGGGGGGAGACGGAGGATGGCCGGAGGAAGACACCTCCCGCCGCAAGCTTGAATGGGCAAGGAGgggagcaacagcagcagcagcagagggcaGGCCAGGACGGGTCTCCGTTGGGGGAGAGCACGCTGCTAGCCTCCCTGCTCACGACCTTCAGCTCCAGGCTCCAAGGAGTGGCTATGTCCCAGCAGCTCTCACAGAACCCAAAGCAGCCGGAAGCACAAAACGGCGGCAAGAGCTCCCCAGACGAACGCCACAACGCCTTTCAAGGGTACGGCACGGCCTCCAGCCGCCTCAAGGGCCTTGTGAGGAAGAGCAAGATCCAGAATCATGACGCGAGCCGGAAAGGCAGCCAGGACCAAGTCTCTGAGTCGCCCCGTTCGAACGCAAGTGCCGCGGCACAGGCCAGCCCATCCGACTCCTCTGTGTCTTGCGCCGAGCGGCTGAAGGCTGTGGCAAATCTGGTGAAGACGAGGTCAAGCCCTGCCCCCTCGCCCCGACCGAGCATGGCCTGCAGCCAGCTAGCCTTGCTGCTTTCCAGCGAGGCCCACCTGCAGCAGTACTCTAGAGAGCAGGCACTCAAAGCACAAATAGCCGGACAGTCAGCCAGCGAGAGGCTTGTGGCCATGGCGTCGCAGAAATCACAGGACTCAAGACCGCCAAGCGTGGGAGAGACTCTGATGGTCCCAGACATGTTGAACTCTTTGAATGGCCAAAACCGAACGCCTCCCCTCGCATCAGCAAACTCAAGCCCCTCTCTGAACTCCACACACAGTGGCGGGGCCATCACTCCACGCACCAGCCCTCAGCCCCAGAAGGAGAGGCGCCACTTTGACAGGCACGTCTCCAGGCCCCCACAGAACTGCAGCagcctgctcctgctgctgctcaacAACCACAACTCCCAGAAGTCCCAGCCCACCAAGAGCGGACAcctggagagggaggagtgcgTCTTGCCAAGCCGGGCGGCGTCTCTCCTGATGGACAACCAGGTCTCCAACCAGTACCACAGCCCGCCAAGCCGGGCGGCGTCTCTCCTGATGGACAACCAGGTCTCCAACCAGTACCACAGCCCGCCAAGCCGGGagccctctctcctgctggacAACCAGGTCTCCAACCAGTACCACACCCCGTCAAGCCAGGagccctctctcctgctggacAACCAGGTCTCCAACCGGTACCACAGCCCGCAAAGCTGGGagccctctctcctgctggacAACCAGGTCTCCAACCGGTACCACAGCCCGCCAAGCCGGGagccctctctcctgctggacAACCAGGTGTCCAACCGGTACCACAGCCCGCCAAGCCGGGCGCCCTCTCTCCTGTTGGAGAATCAAGTCTCTAACCGGTACCACAGCCCAACCAAATCCAACAGCGATGCAGAGAGCTACTTTTCCAGCTGCTCCCCCATCGACCTCTCCATGCGCACCAGAGTGTCCAGCCATTATTCAGCAccaccctcctcttcatcttcctcctcctgctctctggaAAAGCTCACAGAGACGCTGTTAAACAAGTGGAAACCAGACACTTCAGGACCAAAGGTCTCCGAGGCAGGGGAGCTGGAAATTAGCCCAGACGCCAAATCCCATCATAAGGTCACTCTCATGCAGTTACTGTTGGATCGCAGAAACAATGAAACGGTAAATAAAATCAGAGATAATCCAGATTTGCTGCGTGACGCAACCCTGAGCAGCATGCCCACAGACCCACATAAAATGACGTGTAGCGTGTCAAATGAGGAGAGCCACAGACAAAGTCCTGTAGACTGCCGGGTTAGTCGCACCATGACAACCTTCTCCTTGAATGGAGACATAAGTGGCAGTCCGTCTCCGtattctgtctcttctcctcatGTCCAGTCCGGTCCTCTGGATTTGTGCAAATCCAAGCCCTACTCCAGTGAAAAGGCTGCAGAGCCGGGTTTTAGTGCCAGTAAACTACTGCAGAACTTGGCACAGTGCAGTCCAACAAACATCTCCCCTTCTCCACCACCCCTACCGAACTGGAGGCCCAGCAAGCGACCAAGTCCTGGGCTGCCCCCAGATAAGCTCTCAGCTCCACTGGAGCGTTCAAACCCTCCAACCCAAAgttttagtccagttttagaCCCACCCTACAGCAGTTTCaagtcacacaggagagagttgCCCTTATCACCGGCGACGTCACAGATCGAGAGTTTGCTGGAGAGACGAACCatgctgcagctgctgttggGCTCTACCTCTCACACTGAGAAATCCGGCGGGGCAATAAGGAGCACGGAGGTGCCTAGCGCTCATTTTGAGATGCCATCCAGTGCCCCCGATATCCGTGACAGCTCAAACAGGCCCTTGCTGGATATCAAAATCAAAACCGAGCCAGCAGAAGAAAGCCATCTTTTAGGTCCCCCTGAGAATGACAACGGGGTACATCACTGGAACCATGGACATTATGAGAGACAGGGACCCCTCTTTGAGCAGCAGGGTGATGTTAAATCTGAACCGTGTCCTGCAGATATTGTTTCTAAGTATGGTCTCCTCAGTCAGCTCTTGAAACAACAGACCAGCACCTACAACCCTGGCACACCCACAGACAACGATTCAAAAGCTGTGAAGGAGGAACAGCAGGATTGTCAGGGGCCCAGTCCAAAGAGAAGGAGACTCTGCGTGGAACTGGCTGAGCAGCTAACCAGTGAGCTCTGCTCAAGGCCTGAGTCCTATGAGGGACTCAATGGCAATCTGCTGCTGAGCCCAAAGGAGGATGAATCCCCAGCCAGGAGTCCCGTTAGCAAAGTGCTTCCGCGAGACCACCAAGGCTTCAATGTGCTCAAACAGCTCCTGTTGTCAGACAACTGTCTGAAAGGGCTGTCTCAGGGCCGGGGTGTCTCCAGCCCCTGCCTCCCGCACACCAAGGTCAACGGGAACCTCCTCCACCAGCCTCACTACAACCACAAACTCTCCCAGTTACCATGGCAGCCTGTGTCTCCGAGCCCTGGGAGCGCTGGCGCTGCCCCCTGGCAGTTGAGCGGCAACGGTTTCCAGGAGGAGTCACGGCAGAACGAGACTGCCCCAACAACGAGCCCCGGCTCTGTGAAGAGGGAGTTGGAGAGCCCGAGGCAAGAGGAAGGGGGAAACGGCTGGGAAGAGCAGCGTGCGTCCAGTCCCGACTCCCCAAGGCTGACCAGGGCCAACCCCATCTTATACTACATGCTTCAGCGGGGCAAAGGGGAGCTGGGGAGAGAGGCAACGGATCAGAGCCATACAGGGCACTGTGAGATTAAAGTCAAAGAGGAGCCCGCGGCAGATGAGCAGGAGGACGACCATGGTGGCAAGTACGGCCACAGACTGAGCTTCTCACAGTAG